From Candidatus Latescibacter sp.:
GAGAACCTCGATGTACTCCTCCACTGCGACCAGAGGGCTGCGCATCTCGTGGGTGATGATGGAAACGAAGTTTTCCCTGATCCGCCAATTCTCCTCCCGGAGTTTGCGGGTCTGGAGGAGGAGATCCCGCTTTTCCATGCCCCGGCTTACTATCAGCCGCAGTTCATCGGGGGTGAAGGGTTTGGGGAGAAAATCCGATGCCCCATGCTTCATCGCCTCAACCGCAGATTCGATGGTGGCATGGCCGGTGATCACCACGATAACGATGGTCGGATCGATGTCGAGTATATTACGAAGGATATTGATGCCGTTTTTCCCGGCAAGCTTCATGTCGAAGAGGACGAGATCCGGGTGCGCTGTCAACACCTTTTTCAGACCTTCCTCGCCCTCGTAAGCAGTAACAATGGAGTAGCCCTGGCGGCTGAGGACCTGCGCGCAGGAATCGTGCATGACTTCTTCATCGTCAATCACGAGAATGGTTTTGGTATTTTTTTTATCTCTACGGGACATCGCCGCCATGAAGATTTCTGCCTCCGTTCGAATCCGCTCGCGGGAGTGTGTTACACCACCCGCCTCAATTACCAACCGTGACGGGTCAAAGACAAAATCACCGTGAGCCGTCTCCCGGTCACTTTCTAAAAGCACTATACCTGAAGATATCATTCCTGTCCATGGATGCAGCTATACTGCAAAGAATTTCCTACAATGGAATGGCTCCGTTCCGCTTCGGACGGAGTCATCATGCTAGTTAAGAAAGAGCAATTATAGTGCCAGACACGTCCGAGAGGATGGCAATCGAGTACAAGTGCTTATTATTTATTGAGAATTAATATAGGGAACGGAACAGGTGGCCTGCGGCGTCGACAACCATCTGGGGAATTTTTCATCAGAAGTGGGGAAAAATACCCCGCCGGAAATTTCTGATGTTATGAGTGATATGAGTCGATGTCGCTAATCTCAATACAGTTCATTTAAAAATTTTTGAACCACGAAAGTCACGAAAAACACGAAATTTGTTATTCATTTTTTTAAAAAAATCATTTTTCGTGCCTTTCGTGTGTTTCGTGGTTAAAGATCCTTCCTTTTTTCGCTTAAGTGAACCGTATTGTCGCTAATCTCGTACCTTTTCATTTTGTTACGGAGCGTCTTGCGGTCTATTCCCAGCATGCGTGCTATAAGCGACTTGTTGTGGCCGTAAAGCTTGAGCATCTCAATAATGTGTTCACGCTCGATCTCATGGAGCTGGTGAGCCTGATGGTTGACAGAAAACCCGCATGGCGCATCAGTCCCGAAGTTTCCGGACACCCTGAACGGATCCACCTTATCATCATCGCACAGCATGACCGCCCGGTTCATCAGGTGCTCAAGCTCTCTGACGTTTCCGGGCCATGAGTAATTCATCATGGATTCAACGGCGCTTTCGGTGATCCTTACGGGGGCTTTCACCTTTTTATTTTTGAGGAACTTTGTGAGGAAATAATCAGCGAGAAGAGGAATATCTTCCCGCCGTTCTCTGAGCGGGGGGAGATGAATAGGGATGACATTGATGCGGTAGTAGAGATCTTTGCGGAACATTCCCCGCTTTATTTCCTGCTCCAGGTTTGTATTGGTGGCGGCGATAATCCGGACATCCACTGCGATGAGCTTCTGACCGCCCACAGGTGTGATTTCATGTTCCTGGAGCACACGGAGAAGCTTGCTCTGGATTTGCAGGCTCATGTTAGCGATTTCGTCGAAGAAAAGAGTGCCCTTGTGCGCTATTTCAAACCTGCCGATCCGATTGGTGATCGCGCCGGTGAACGATCCTTTCTCGTGGCCGAACAGTTCGCTTTCGATAAGTGTATCAACGAGGCCGCCCGAATCGACAGTGATGAAATTGTTGTTTCGCCGCGGGCTGTAATAATGGAGCGCACGAGCAACCAGCTCTTTACCCGTGCCGGTTTCCCCCGTAATAAGCACCGAGCATTCTGTCCGGGCCGCTTTTATGATGAACCGTTTCAGCTCTTTCATCACCGGACTTGCCCCGACAATGGTATCAATTCCGGCGGCTGAGCAGCCCCGCCCGGTTCGGGATTGATCGTTCTCATTCCTCCGCGCCTGGAGGGCCCGTGAGAGAACCGTTCGGAGCATATTCGGAGTAAAAGGCTTCGGAATAAAATCCCGGGCGCCCAGTTTCATTGCTTCCACAGCCGTTTCGATCGTCGGGTAGCCGGTGATGACGATGGCAATCGTTTCAGGATAGTCAGTCTGGATTATTTTAAGAATGTCGAAACCGCTGATGCCGGGCATCTTGAGATCGAGGATTACTGCATCGAACTGACGTTCGCGGAGCTGTGAGAGTCCCTGTCTGCCATTTTCCGAGAGCCAGACATCGCATCCTTTACGGGAAAGAATCTGGTAACAGGAATCCCGCATAACCGGTTCGTCATCGATGACCAGTATAGTATAAGAGACGTTCATGCGTCCGCCTCCTCAACCGGCAGTTCTACTGTAAAAACTGCGCCGCCGCTTTCACTGTTCCGAGCCGCAATCAAGCCCCCGTGACGCTCGATGATTCCATAACTTACCGCAAGCCCCAGGCCGGTGCCGTGACCGCACTTTTTGGTGGTGAAAAATGGGTCGAAAATGCGACCGATGTGTTCCGGCGGAATTCCGGGACCTGTATCGGCGAACTGAACCTCGACTACCCGTTTGTCGTCCTCATTTATCTTTATGCAGTTCATGACTGTCAGGGTTCCGTGCACATCCATTGCCTCGGCGGCATTTCGTAAGATGTTTTCGAATACCTCCTGAATTTGCGAAGCATCCACGATAACCCTGGGGAGCGAGCTGTCGAGATTGACTGCAAGCTGGATATGTTTAAAAATCGGCTCACAACGAAGGTTGTTGAGAGCCTCGGTGATAATAATGTTGACTTCGGCGGGGTTCAATTGCGGATGGCTCTGGCGGGCAAAATCAAGGAGACTCTTGACTATGTTCCTGCAGCGGTTCGATTCGCGGATGATTTTCTCCACGTTCGAATATCGGGGGTCATCGGGCGACATGTCTTCAAGAACAAGGTTGGAATACACGACGATACCACACAGCGGGTTGTTTATCTCGTGAGCGACTCCTGCGGCGAGCTTGCCGAGAGTGGACAGCCGCCTGGCCTGGTTTATTTCCTTGCGGATGGTCTTTATTTGTGTGTCTTGTTCGCGTATCGAAGAAATCATGTGGTCAAAGGCTTTCCCCACAACATCCACCTCATCGCCGCCCCGAGGATGATAGTGCGACCCGGCTTTCGGTTCTATCATCTGCTGCGCCTGAATGGCAAGGTCCTTGATGGGCCGGACGATCCTTTTGGAGAGCATGAACCAGGCGGCGAGGGCGCAGAACATACTGAAAACGATAACTCCCACAATAATTATTGCATGGTGTTTTCTGAGGTTGAGAAAAGCGCTTTCATATAACCCAACCGATAACATTCCGATCACTTTCCCGTCAACACCCCTTATAGCATCAAACGCCGCAATAAACTGCCTGCCTGACACCATAGTGCGTTTGATGATACGGTATGTATATGTCATGGAATCTTCAAGGATGTCATCATGGACTATAGTCCCCAAAACAGGAGATCCATGTTCGGGCGCGGTGTTGGCTGCTATGCAGAGCGTTCCCTGATACAGCGCGACCATGCCGGCCTCATTTCCGATTCGCAGATCGTTTGCGAATACTGCATTTTTAACGCTGTCTACGATACTACGGTTCCCGTTCAGGAGCTTCCCTCCGATAAGTATCCCAATCATGCGTTTGTCGTCACCCGCGATTGGAACGGCCGCTTCAATCATCATGCCCGATTCGATTCCGGTTACACCATGAGAGTCAGCATTGTACTGCGAAACTGCCGGAAAGACGATTCTTTCTGCGAGGTCGTCGCTCTCTTCCTTTAGGATTGAACGGGGAACGATAACAGTGCCGCTAGCCGGATTGCCTGTTTTAATGACTCGGGCCACGAGTGCATCATACAGCAAGCTGTCGCCGGATAGATCGGGATGATGCGCTCTGAGGATTACTTTACCCAAAGGATCCGTCACGGTAAGCACATCCATTTCGCTCACGTTTCTCACTTCCTGGAGCGCAATGAGCAGAGTGTGTATGTCGCCGGCGATCAGCGCCCCCTTCACCGTTTTGGTGCGGAGAGAAGTGAACGTAAGAATGGTCTGAATCTCGGCTATCCTGTCTGTATACACCTTTCGAGCCATGGAAAGGTCTTTTTCAAGTCTCTCCTGGGTTTGATGCAGCGACCATTCCCTGATCAGGTAGACACTGATTACGGCAGCGGTTATACCCATGATAAACACTGCGATGAAAAAGCTGATGAAAAGTTTGACACGGAGCGAGGTGTTCATGCTTGTCAACCAGAAGAACCGTTAGAATTGACTCTTAAAAGGAAATATGGAGTCGTGAGTCAATGTTGTCAATATGAAAAGAAAGAGGGGTCATCCCCCATTTTTTATTCGGCGATAGATATGCCATATTACTTATCTGCTCTTTAGATAAAATCCCCCCGCCGCATAAAGCGGCGACCCCCTTATTAAGGGGGTAAAAGCTTGCCTGCCAACATGATTCCCCCCTTAATAAGGGGGGATGTCCGAAGGACAGGGGGGATTAGTCCTTCACGAGGACTTGAACCCAAGAATATTTTCATAAATATTTTCTCGTGGAACGATAAGGATCATAAAGAGTTACAAAATATTGATTTAAAATATAGGGGATGGCCAGGAAAAGAAAGAGGGGTCATCCGATGAATGCTGACCAGGCATAACTTAATGAATATACTCAGCAATTAGATAGGATTCTGCCCGGAGAGATGCATGAACATGGGTTTTGCAGGATGAATTTGGTGGGCGATACAGGATTCGAACCTGTGACTTCCTCCTTGTAAGGGAGGCACTCTGAACCAACTGAGTCAATCGCCCGTGCGGGAAGGTTGTTTTGCCTTACGGTTCGTTTTGGCCGGGGTTTGTTGAGGCGTGGTGTTCTCGGGAGGGTTTTCAATTTTCCGAAAACCAATCATAAGCGCAATCGGCATGGCAACAAGATAGCCGACCACAAGAATTATCGGACCGAGGGTAAGGGAAGTAATACTGTTTGCGCCGCCTATGGCCAGAAAGATGTATCCGAGAATAATCACACCAATGGCGGCGTAATAAAATTTCAGATTACGGCTGAAATCAATTTTTTCTATTTTCCCAGGGCTTTTACGGGGCGGCATGGCGTATCCTTTCTCGAAACCGGAACAAAGCTAAAATAGTACATCCCGATGGAAGGTGTCAAGAAGTTTGTCAGGGAAGTCGCTTGACTTTGAAAAGGTAAAAGGTTATTTTTCAAAAATTGATGATCCGGTAAAAAAGTAATTTTTACATTATTTTCTGGTGTTTTTAAACCTCACCCCCTGTCCCCCTCTCCTAGTCAGGAGAGGAGGTAACTCATTACTGGATATGTTTTTACCCTCTCCTGGATAGGAGAGGGTGGCCGAAGGCCGGGTGAGGTTTTCGTCAATTCAGAGAGCTTTTTAATACTTTTTGCCGGATCATCATATTTCATAAACGCATTTTTTTGCATAGAAGCGGCAACAAGTTCGGCATGTCGTCATGTAAAGTTTTCTTTTGAATTCTTTTGTATACCCATATCAGGAGGAAAGAGATGTTATTCAAACCCGAGGGAATCGCCCCCGCCATGCTGACCGCATTTGATGAGGATGGTTCCATAAATGCGGAAGTTATGGGAGATATAGTTGATTTCTGTTACAACAGCGGCTGCAAGATGGTTTTCACCGTATCGAGCGTCGGTGAATTCGTGCATATGGAAACAGAGGAAGCCTGCCATCTTATGAGCATAGTAAAAAAAGCCGCCCGGGGGCGCTTTCCGGTCCTGGCCGGGGTTACCGCCAGCCATATCGAGAAGTCCATCGATCTTGCCAAATGCGCCCGTGAGCTCGGCTGCGATGGCATTGTCTGCTCTCCTCCCTACTACTACACAGTCACACAGGAGATAATCGAGCGTCACTATGAGATGCTTGCAGAGGCGGTTCCGGATATGTCCATCGTGATGTACAATATTCCGCTCTTTTCCACCCCTCTTTCCTATGACCTCGTGAAACGGGTGTCGCAGATTCCCAATGTGGTCGCCATGAAAGATTCCTCTGGCAGCATGGTCGATCTTATCCACTTCATGGACAAATGCCGCCTCGTCGGCTCCGATATCAACATCCTCGCGGGACGCGAGGAGATCGTCTTCCCCGCCACCATGATGGGAGGCAAGGGCGCCATGGTCGGCACCGCGAACATCTTTCCGGAGATCATCGTGCGTATCTACAACGCCACTCTCGCCGGAGACTTCGATACCGCCCGCTCGCTCCAGCTTGCCATCTGTCTTTCCATCCGTACCATGTTCAGCGTGCCGTTCCCGCTGGGGTTCAAGGCGGCGATGGAAGTACGCGGATTCAGGATGGGCCCGCCGAAAGCGGCTCTCACCGAAGCCGACAAGATTCGCACCGAGGGATGCAAGAAACGCCTCCA
This genomic window contains:
- a CDS encoding HAMP domain-containing sensor histidine kinase: MISSGIVLLESDRETAHGDFVFDPSRLVIEAGGVTHSRERIRTEAEIFMAAMSRRDKKNTKTILVIDDEEVMHDSCAQVLSRQGYSIVTAYEGEEGLKKVLTAHPDLVLFDMKLAGKNGINILRNILDIDPTIVIVVITGHATIESAVEAMKHGASDFLPKPFTPDELRLIVSRGMEKRDLLLQTRKLREENWRIRENFVSIITHEMRSPLVAVEEYIEVLLAGICGRMEEKQIAVLSRCKCRIMWLLSLVNEWLSMARIQETTIFENLEEVDIRNVLFESFDLMNVQAEEKNITVTFDIPAGISPITGNSAALVLLFMNLYSNAIKYNKKFGSIAIKVYDKGDALSISISDTGIGIPQESLPFIFDEFFRVRTQGKEEVSTETGTGLGLAIVKRIVEVHKGYINVESTPGIGSCFTVHLPKKQDASAEPDDEDKS
- a CDS encoding sigma-54 dependent transcriptional regulator; protein product: MNVSYTILVIDDEPVMRDSCYQILSRKGCDVWLSENGRQGLSQLRERQFDAVILDLKMPGISGFDILKIIQTDYPETIAIVITGYPTIETAVEAMKLGARDFIPKPFTPNMLRTVLSRALQARRNENDQSRTGRGCSAAGIDTIVGASPVMKELKRFIIKAARTECSVLITGETGTGKELVARALHYYSPRRNNNFITVDSGGLVDTLIESELFGHEKGSFTGAITNRIGRFEIAHKGTLFFDEIANMSLQIQSKLLRVLQEHEITPVGGQKLIAVDVRIIAATNTNLEQEIKRGMFRKDLYYRINVIPIHLPPLRERREDIPLLADYFLTKFLKNKKVKAPVRITESAVESMMNYSWPGNVRELEHLMNRAVMLCDDDKVDPFRVSGNFGTDAPCGFSVNHQAHQLHEIEREHIIEMLKLYGHNKSLIARMLGIDRKTLRNKMKRYEISDNTVHLSEKRKDL
- a CDS encoding ATP-binding protein — protein: MNTSLRVKLFISFFIAVFIMGITAAVISVYLIREWSLHQTQERLEKDLSMARKVYTDRIAEIQTILTFTSLRTKTVKGALIAGDIHTLLIALQEVRNVSEMDVLTVTDPLGKVILRAHHPDLSGDSLLYDALVARVIKTGNPASGTVIVPRSILKEESDDLAERIVFPAVSQYNADSHGVTGIESGMMIEAAVPIAGDDKRMIGILIGGKLLNGNRSIVDSVKNAVFANDLRIGNEAGMVALYQGTLCIAANTAPEHGSPVLGTIVHDDILEDSMTYTYRIIKRTMVSGRQFIAAFDAIRGVDGKVIGMLSVGLYESAFLNLRKHHAIIIVGVIVFSMFCALAAWFMLSKRIVRPIKDLAIQAQQMIEPKAGSHYHPRGGDEVDVVGKAFDHMISSIREQDTQIKTIRKEINQARRLSTLGKLAAGVAHEINNPLCGIVVYSNLVLEDMSPDDPRYSNVEKIIRESNRCRNIVKSLLDFARQSHPQLNPAEVNIIITEALNNLRCEPIFKHIQLAVNLDSSLPRVIVDASQIQEVFENILRNAAEAMDVHGTLTVMNCIKINEDDKRVVEVQFADTGPGIPPEHIGRIFDPFFTTKKCGHGTGLGLAVSYGIIERHGGLIAARNSESGGAVFTVELPVEEADA
- a CDS encoding dihydrodipicolinate synthase family protein, with the protein product MLFKPEGIAPAMLTAFDEDGSINAEVMGDIVDFCYNSGCKMVFTVSSVGEFVHMETEEACHLMSIVKKAARGRFPVLAGVTASHIEKSIDLAKCARELGCDGIVCSPPYYYTVTQEIIERHYEMLAEAVPDMSIVMYNIPLFSTPLSYDLVKRVSQIPNVVAMKDSSGSMVDLIHFMDKCRLVGSDINILAGREEIVFPATMMGGKGAMVGTANIFPEIIVRIYNATLAGDFDTARSLQLAICLSIRTMFSVPFPLGFKAAMEVRGFRMGPPKAALTEADKIRTEGCKKRLHTILSELCEYADIPLIRGRG